In Synechococcus sp. UW69, the following are encoded in one genomic region:
- a CDS encoding glycosyl hydrolase family 18 protein: MSGQLTLTNSGDTPLTDWSYTFRTTQKDVQVWSSTYDVVDLGDGTYEVTVRPPEWGASIPAGGSLSLSFNAVSVDLPHSGTLTEEMFFVDSSVDDLSSQQEPSLEPKPESELEPVPDPQPEPEPEPEAQPEVEASTTDAPTRVFEVDVYSGEVTDFRPGIDRLDFGGQSVHNLILGKTEEGYVTFLSPWNDAQKMTLVGVTYDQLALEDYGVVGNEHLRQDLGGVVSWELGIGEKDPNTTYIRSHEYGRVETITDFDPTTDKISFLYYGTRERLSVTQDGADLVISTEPTGQTFIFQNTNLADIPGASLEFHFDQIVEDNLEIPFGRSVDSLTLKDRTALLTPAAPAGELTDGFQTQAGDPAVNEQPPHDSHSMGDDGSMDMEPEMEMDPEMDMDPEIDIESPMPSAPEPTVEPEPSASGLVVSATITGGWSGTFAGNVTVKNTTGASVGQDWTVSFVSDAPLKSVSNFEFTNTLRDDGRYVVTLSPKSWSAPLAAGSAQSSYYQGSGDFVDPNQVFDLASTSAEVPQPDSSVVEQSESPQQPDASDVVETPDGEATVIEDSPVSEDSPVTEGGTVTIDYERPNGTTDKRVVTYFEEWGIYSRDLNLSDVDGQSMTHMNYSFFDVKADGSITLFDEFAALQKRFPEADQVSRTFSSGDYAAMDPELLDIYENSGRYTVTQTGDAITVTSVPVGWNGVGTNDAGNFEQLRRFKELNPEVNLGFALGGWTLSDEFSTAYATQEGRDKFVSETVRIFETYDFFNVVDFDWEYPGGGGKAGNAVSASDGGNFELVLRDLRTALDDLSARTGRDFEVSIATAGGQEKLVNLNLSGIDPYVDFYNVMTYDFHGGWENVTGHQAAMTGDANNYDVTGAVDVFENAGIELSKVVMGAPAYTRAWGNVADGGTFGYQQPGSGRDATGSFEAGVYDYKDVLNDVITGTRNLYWDDDNKAAFLYDGDEWSSMETTATIAGKAAYVEEKGLGGMMFWALSNDAEGEASLVEAADDLLRQGASYAEVIGRAPEFDAIIGGNGDFSLTDFTGLV; encoded by the coding sequence ATGTCAGGTCAGTTGACCCTCACCAACTCCGGCGATACCCCTCTGACGGATTGGTCGTATACCTTTCGCACCACGCAAAAAGATGTTCAGGTTTGGTCGTCCACCTATGACGTTGTTGATCTGGGGGATGGCACCTATGAGGTGACTGTTCGGCCGCCCGAGTGGGGTGCGTCTATTCCTGCCGGTGGCTCTCTGAGCCTGAGTTTCAATGCCGTCAGCGTCGATCTTCCCCACAGCGGAACATTGACGGAGGAGATGTTCTTTGTTGATTCGTCTGTTGATGATTTGAGCTCTCAACAAGAGCCTTCTCTCGAGCCGAAGCCAGAGTCTGAGCTCGAACCTGTTCCGGATCCTCAACCCGAACCCGAACCCGAACCCGAGGCCCAGCCTGAGGTTGAAGCATCGACGACCGATGCCCCAACACGCGTCTTCGAGGTTGATGTCTATTCAGGGGAGGTCACCGACTTTCGCCCCGGCATTGATCGTTTGGATTTCGGTGGTCAGTCGGTCCATAACCTGATTCTTGGCAAAACCGAAGAGGGCTACGTCACCTTCTTGAGCCCCTGGAATGACGCCCAGAAGATGACCCTCGTGGGGGTGACCTACGACCAGCTGGCCCTTGAGGACTACGGCGTGGTCGGCAACGAACACCTTCGCCAAGACCTGGGAGGCGTTGTGTCGTGGGAGTTGGGCATCGGCGAGAAGGACCCCAACACCACCTACATCCGCTCGCACGAGTACGGCAGGGTCGAGACGATCACCGACTTTGATCCGACCACCGACAAGATCAGCTTTCTCTATTACGGCACTCGCGAGCGTCTTTCGGTGACGCAGGACGGGGCTGACTTGGTTATTTCGACTGAGCCCACCGGGCAGACCTTCATCTTCCAGAACACCAACCTGGCTGATATTCCTGGGGCCAGCCTGGAATTCCACTTCGATCAGATCGTCGAAGACAACCTCGAGATCCCTTTCGGTCGCTCAGTTGACTCGTTGACCCTCAAGGACCGCACCGCTCTGCTTACCCCCGCCGCTCCTGCCGGTGAGCTGACGGATGGTTTTCAGACCCAGGCCGGCGATCCGGCCGTGAATGAGCAGCCTCCCCACGACAGCCATTCCATGGGCGATGACGGCTCCATGGACATGGAGCCAGAGATGGAGATGGATCCAGAGATGGACATGGATCCAGAGATCGATATCGAGTCCCCCATGCCCAGTGCACCCGAGCCGACGGTGGAGCCTGAACCCAGTGCTTCAGGTCTGGTGGTGTCCGCCACGATCACGGGTGGCTGGTCGGGAACCTTCGCTGGCAATGTCACGGTGAAGAACACCACCGGTGCTTCAGTCGGTCAGGACTGGACGGTGAGTTTTGTTTCCGATGCACCGTTGAAGAGCGTCAGCAACTTCGAGTTCACCAACACGCTCCGTGACGATGGCCGTTATGTCGTCACCCTGAGTCCCAAGTCTTGGTCAGCTCCACTGGCTGCGGGCTCCGCCCAGAGCTCCTACTACCAGGGTTCCGGAGACTTTGTTGATCCGAATCAGGTGTTCGATCTCGCCTCCACGAGCGCCGAGGTGCCTCAGCCGGATTCGTCAGTGGTTGAGCAGTCTGAATCTCCTCAGCAGCCAGATGCCAGTGACGTTGTTGAAACCCCCGACGGTGAGGCCACAGTCATCGAAGACAGCCCAGTCAGCGAAGACAGCCCTGTGACCGAGGGCGGCACCGTCACTATCGACTACGAGCGTCCCAACGGCACAACCGATAAGCGGGTGGTGACCTACTTCGAGGAGTGGGGCATCTACAGCCGTGATCTGAATCTGTCGGATGTCGACGGCCAGTCGATGACCCACATGAACTACAGCTTCTTTGACGTGAAGGCGGATGGGTCGATCACTCTGTTCGACGAATTTGCTGCCCTCCAGAAGCGCTTCCCTGAGGCCGATCAGGTCAGCCGCACCTTCAGCAGCGGCGATTACGCCGCAATGGACCCGGAGCTGCTCGACATCTACGAAAACTCAGGGCGCTACACCGTTACTCAAACCGGTGACGCCATCACCGTGACATCGGTTCCAGTGGGTTGGAACGGCGTTGGCACCAACGATGCCGGCAACTTTGAACAGCTGCGTCGCTTCAAGGAACTCAACCCGGAGGTCAATCTTGGCTTTGCCCTCGGTGGTTGGACGTTGTCGGATGAGTTCAGCACCGCCTATGCCACGCAGGAGGGTCGCGACAAGTTCGTCAGCGAGACCGTACGCATTTTCGAGACCTACGACTTCTTCAACGTTGTCGATTTCGACTGGGAATACCCGGGTGGTGGTGGCAAGGCGGGCAATGCCGTCTCCGCCAGTGATGGGGGCAACTTCGAGCTGGTGTTGCGTGATCTGCGCACCGCCCTCGATGATCTTTCGGCCCGCACCGGGCGTGACTTTGAGGTGTCGATTGCCACGGCTGGTGGCCAAGAGAAGCTGGTCAACCTCAACCTTTCAGGCATTGACCCCTACGTCGATTTCTACAACGTGATGACCTACGACTTCCACGGTGGATGGGAGAACGTCACTGGGCATCAGGCCGCCATGACCGGTGACGCCAACAACTACGACGTCACTGGAGCGGTCGATGTCTTCGAGAACGCGGGGATCGAGCTGAGCAAGGTTGTGATGGGGGCCCCTGCCTACACCCGCGCCTGGGGCAACGTTGCTGATGGCGGAACCTTCGGCTACCAACAGCCTGGTTCCGGCCGTGATGCCACCGGTTCGTTTGAGGCGGGCGTCTACGACTACAAAGATGTCCTCAACGATGTCATCACGGGGACGCGCAACCTCTACTGGGATGACGACAACAAGGCGGCATTCCTGTACGACGGAGACGAGTGGAGCTCCATGGAAACCACCGCCACCATTGCCGGTAAAGCGGCCTACGTGGAGGAGAAGGGTTTGGGCGGAATGATGTTCTGGGCCCTCAGCAACGATGCTGAAGGTGAGGCCAGCCTGGTGGAGGCTGCCGATGATCTGCTCCGCCAGGGGGCGAGCTATGCCGAGGTGATCGGTCGAGCTCCTGAGTTCGACGCGATCATTGGCGGCAACGGCGATTTCAGCCTGACGGATTTCACCGGCCTGGTTTGA